A single window of Paroedura picta isolate Pp20150507F chromosome 8, Ppicta_v3.0, whole genome shotgun sequence DNA harbors:
- the THAP4 gene encoding peroxynitrite isomerase THAP4 isoform X2 codes for MASNEINTGTPQLNPVIEPLSWMLGTWLSDPPGDGTFPTMKPFQYLEEVQISHVGQPMLNFSFNAFHPDTRKPMHRECGFIRIKPDTNKVAFISAQNTGLVEVEEGEVNGQELSIASHSIARISFAKKPHVEQITRKFRLNSDGKLEQTVSMATTTQPMTQHLHITYKKVTP; via the exons GAACGCCACAGCTGAACCCTGTGATTGAACCTCTGTCCTGGATGCTGGGCACCTGGCTGTCAGACCCACCAGGAGATGGAACCTTCCCCACAATGAAGCCTTTCCAGTACCTCGAAGAAGTTCAGATCTCTCATGTGGGGCAGCCCATGCTGAATTTCTC ATTCAACGCCTTCCATCCAGATACCAGGAAGCCAATGCATCGAGAGTGTGGATTCATCCGCATCAAACCAGACACCAACAAAGTGGCCTTCATCAGTGCTCAGAACACAG GTTTGGTAGAGGTGGAGGAAGGAGAGGTGAATGGACAGGAGCTTTCTATAGCTTCCCATTCTATAGCAAGGATCTCTTTTGCCAAGAAACCCCATGTAGAGCAA ATAACTAGAAAATTCAGGCTCAATTCCGATGGGAAACTAGAACAGACTGTCTCCATGGCAACCACTACACAGCCAATGACTCAGCACCTCCATATTACCTACAAGAAAGTGACACCTTAA